A genome region from Pseudomonadota bacterium includes the following:
- a CDS encoding glutathione S-transferase N-terminal domain-containing protein encodes MRLFYARGTIALASLIALEDTGAPYTVHTLDFSQAEENAPAYLAINPKGRVPALDTPDGILTETPAILTWIADSHPAAGLLPVGHYPRARCLEFMSYIASTVHVNHAHRMRGHRWADNPNSFEDMQRRVPGNMRDSLQLVEEALDGDWVLGRSYTVCDPYLYTICTWLEGDGVDVNDLPRIAAHMQRMQDRAAVQRAHAV; translated from the coding sequence ATGAGACTCTTTTACGCCCGCGGCACGATCGCCCTGGCCAGTTTGATCGCACTGGAAGACACCGGCGCGCCCTACACGGTCCACACCCTCGACTTCAGCCAGGCCGAGGAGAACGCACCGGCCTACCTTGCAATCAACCCCAAGGGTCGGGTGCCGGCACTCGACACGCCAGACGGCATCCTCACCGAAACCCCAGCGATCCTGACCTGGATCGCCGACTCGCACCCCGCCGCCGGGCTGCTGCCGGTCGGCCACTACCCGCGCGCGCGGTGCCTCGAGTTCATGAGCTACATCGCAAGCACGGTCCACGTGAACCACGCCCACCGCATGCGCGGCCACCGCTGGGCGGACAACCCGAACTCGTTCGAAGACATGCAACGGCGGGTCCCGGGAAACATGCGTGACAGCCTGCAACTGGTCGAGGAGGCACTCGACGGCGACTGGGTGCTCGGCCGCAGCTACACCGTGTGCGACCCGTACCTGTACACGATATGCACCTGGCTCGAGGGCGACGGCGTCGACGTCAACGACCTGCCCCGCATTGCAGCCCACATGCAACGCATGCAGGACCGCGCTGCGGTGCAACGCGCGCACGCCGTCTGA
- a CDS encoding hydroxymethylglutaryl-CoA reductase, degradative, producing MNLPVTAIDDRLDGLRHLTPTQRLDALANARGLDAAQQRTLGGAGALALDTADGMIENVIGRFELPLGIATHFVVNGREYAVPMAVEEPSVVAAASFMAKLARGCGGFTADSDPPVMRGQIQLLGIDDLDAASRAVDAAAEEIVALANTHDQALVALGGGCCGVECHAFAETAVGSMLVVHLLVDVRDAMGANTVNSKAELVAPLLERVTGGTARLRILSNLADKRLVRARVRLTPEALATSAFEGAAVVSGIVEAGALAEVDPFRAATHNKGIMNGIDPVVLATGNDWRAIEAGAHAWAARGGRYTALTRWRMDCDGALLGSIELPMALGLVGGATRTHPAAQAALVVLGVASATELAEVVASVGLAQNLAALRALSTEGIQRGHMALHARNIAIAAGAHGDAVARVAAEMIASGEVSVDAARRSLAAPDG from the coding sequence GTGAACCTCCCCGTGACCGCCATCGATGACCGCCTCGACGGGCTCCGCCATCTGACACCCACCCAGCGCCTCGACGCCCTGGCCAACGCACGCGGCCTCGACGCGGCCCAGCAACGCACGTTGGGCGGCGCGGGCGCCTTGGCCCTCGACACCGCGGACGGCATGATCGAGAACGTCATCGGCCGGTTCGAGTTGCCGCTCGGCATCGCCACCCACTTTGTCGTCAACGGCCGGGAGTACGCGGTGCCGATGGCGGTTGAAGAGCCCTCCGTCGTGGCGGCGGCGTCGTTCATGGCCAAGCTCGCACGCGGCTGTGGCGGGTTCACTGCGGACAGCGACCCGCCGGTCATGCGTGGCCAGATTCAGCTGCTCGGGATCGACGACCTCGACGCCGCGTCCCGTGCCGTCGACGCCGCGGCCGAGGAGATCGTCGCGCTGGCCAACACCCACGATCAGGCACTTGTCGCGCTCGGCGGGGGCTGTTGCGGCGTCGAGTGCCATGCCTTCGCCGAGACCGCCGTCGGTTCCATGCTTGTGGTACATCTGCTGGTCGACGTGCGCGATGCCATGGGTGCCAATACCGTCAACAGCAAGGCCGAGTTGGTGGCACCGCTGCTGGAGCGGGTGACCGGTGGCACGGCACGGTTGCGCATCCTGTCCAACCTCGCCGACAAGCGCCTGGTACGCGCAAGGGTGCGCCTGACGCCCGAGGCGCTGGCCACGTCCGCATTCGAGGGGGCGGCCGTGGTGTCCGGCATTGTCGAGGCCGGGGCGCTGGCTGAAGTCGACCCCTTTCGCGCCGCGACGCACAACAAGGGCATCATGAACGGCATCGATCCGGTCGTGCTGGCAACGGGCAACGACTGGCGCGCGATTGAAGCCGGGGCGCACGCCTGGGCCGCCCGCGGTGGCCGGTACACGGCGTTGACGCGCTGGCGAATGGACTGCGACGGCGCGCTGCTCGGCTCGATCGAGCTGCCGATGGCGCTCGGTCTGGTCGGGGGTGCAACGCGCACGCACCCGGCGGCGCAAGCGGCGCTCGTGGTACTCGGTGTCGCGAGCGCGACTGAACTGGCCGAAGTGGTCGCAAGTGTCGGTCTGGCGCAGAACCTCGCCGCCCTGCGCGCGTTGTCAACCGAGGGCATTCAACGGGGCCACATGGCCCTGCACGCACGCAACATCGCGATCGCTGCGGGCGCACACGGCGACGCCGTGGCGCGGGTTGCGGCAGAGATGATTGCGTCGGGTGAGGTGTCGGTGGACGCCGCGCGTCGGTCGTTGGCGGCGCCTGACGGCTGA
- a CDS encoding sulfatase-like hydrolase/transferase: MTVRNILFIMADQLRFDYLSCTGHPHLHTPNIDRIAAEGVRFSRAYVQSPVCGASRMCFYTGRYMQSHGAVWNGIPLKVGEMTLGDYLRPLGLRTALVGKTHMRADAEGMARLGIDPASPIGTLVTQCGFEPYARDDGLHGQGPDGWYDPAGPDTPYQNYLRTLGYDTENPWHDFANSARDDDGARLSGWLMKHCDQPAAVPDEHAETPWTTRQAMAFMEDAGDDPWCLHLSYIKPHWPYIVPAPYHNLYSAEHVLPVVRDDHERVDPHPVYAAFMNHRSSQAFSRQGVREAVIPAYMGLIKQLDDQIGELLDFMTRTGRLEDTLIVFTSDHGDFLGDHWLGEKDLFHEPSAKVPLLIRDPSADADATRGTVCDALVESIDLAATFVDVAGGAVQPHRLEGASLLPWLHNTPPETWRRHVISEYFYGIFPSGKAVHGDKIDDARLFMVFDGRYKLTHAPDMPPMLFDLDTDPDELRDLGRDPTYEAECERLMAALHRWGLRESQRQTRSAEQMLAMRGKSQRRGINVGLWDLDDLPEGDVRDTLA, encoded by the coding sequence ATGACTGTCCGCAACATCCTGTTCATCATGGCCGACCAGCTGCGCTTCGACTACCTGTCCTGCACGGGCCACCCGCACCTGCACACCCCCAACATCGATCGCATTGCCGCCGAGGGCGTGCGGTTCAGCCGAGCGTACGTGCAGTCTCCCGTCTGCGGCGCCTCACGCATGTGCTTCTACACCGGCCGCTACATGCAGTCGCACGGCGCTGTCTGGAATGGCATCCCGTTGAAGGTGGGCGAGATGACGCTGGGCGATTACCTGCGTCCGCTCGGTCTGCGCACTGCGTTGGTGGGCAAGACCCACATGCGCGCGGACGCCGAGGGCATGGCACGCCTCGGCATCGACCCCGCCTCACCGATTGGCACCCTGGTCACGCAGTGCGGCTTTGAACCCTACGCACGCGACGACGGTTTGCATGGCCAGGGACCGGACGGGTGGTACGACCCGGCCGGGCCGGACACGCCCTACCAGAACTACCTCCGCACGCTCGGCTACGACACCGAGAACCCGTGGCACGACTTTGCCAACAGCGCGCGCGACGATGACGGCGCGCGGTTGTCGGGCTGGCTGATGAAACACTGCGATCAGCCGGCAGCGGTGCCGGACGAGCACGCCGAAACACCCTGGACGACGCGGCAGGCGATGGCGTTCATGGAAGACGCCGGTGACGACCCCTGGTGCCTGCACCTCTCCTACATCAAACCGCACTGGCCGTACATCGTGCCGGCGCCGTACCACAACCTGTACTCAGCTGAACACGTGCTGCCCGTCGTCCGCGACGACCACGAGCGCGTTGACCCCCACCCGGTCTACGCCGCGTTCATGAACCACCGAAGCTCGCAGGCGTTCTCGCGCCAGGGCGTGCGCGAGGCGGTGATCCCGGCGTACATGGGCCTGATCAAACAGCTTGACGACCAGATCGGGGAGCTACTCGACTTCATGACCCGGACCGGGCGACTCGAGGACACCTTGATCGTGTTCACCTCGGATCACGGTGACTTTCTCGGTGACCATTGGCTCGGCGAAAAAGACCTGTTTCACGAGCCTTCCGCGAAAGTGCCACTGCTGATCCGCGACCCGTCAGCGGACGCGGACGCGACCCGCGGCACGGTGTGCGACGCGCTGGTCGAGTCGATCGACCTCGCGGCCACGTTTGTCGATGTCGCCGGCGGCGCCGTGCAGCCGCACCGACTCGAGGGCGCGAGCTTGCTGCCGTGGTTGCACAACACGCCACCCGAGACCTGGCGTCGACATGTGATCAGCGAGTATTTCTACGGTATCTTCCCGTCCGGAAAAGCCGTGCACGGCGACAAGATCGACGACGCCAGATTGTTCATGGTGTTCGACGGCCGCTACAAACTCACGCACGCGCCCGACATGCCCCCGATGCTCTTCGACCTCGACACCGACCCAGACGAGCTGCGCGACCTCGGGCGCGATCCGACCTACGAAGCGGAGTGCGAACGCCTGATGGCGGCCTTGCACCGGTGGGGTCTCCGCGAATCGCAACGCCAGACGCGATCGGCTGAGCAGATGCTCGCGATGCGCGGCAAATCCCAGCGCCGGGGCATCAACGTCGGCCTGTGGGACCTCGACGACCTGCCCGAGGGCGATGTGCGAGACACGCTTGCATAA
- a CDS encoding universal stress protein, with protein MHYKHLLVYLDNGASNPARVQLALSLAKAHDARLTGIVVNELPSEGLLRNLGLGDGKSAIGQARAAANTVHEAFRSACADAQVVCDTRLLECKEGRAGEKLARIARLYDLCVVRQANPERPHAAQVSAMSEEVMLSSGRPVICVPYIGAHEVPFKTSVIAWDGSRAATRAVHDALPVLAQIDHINILVVNPANFENFSDHAPGDGLQSLLATHGIDARVSRIDAGDISTSTVILNHLSDTGADILVMGGYGTPRLREILLGGVTHTLFKHMTVPVFLSH; from the coding sequence ATGCACTACAAGCACCTTCTCGTCTACCTCGACAACGGCGCGTCGAACCCGGCACGCGTGCAGTTGGCGTTGTCGCTCGCCAAGGCACACGACGCTCGCCTGACCGGCATCGTGGTCAACGAATTGCCGAGCGAAGGCTTGCTCAGAAACCTCGGATTGGGCGACGGTAAGTCGGCGATCGGGCAGGCACGGGCCGCCGCGAACACCGTACACGAGGCCTTCCGAAGCGCATGCGCCGATGCACAGGTTGTGTGCGATACCCGCCTGCTCGAGTGCAAGGAGGGCCGTGCAGGCGAGAAACTCGCCCGCATCGCCAGGCTGTACGACCTGTGCGTGGTGCGACAGGCCAACCCCGAACGTCCCCATGCCGCGCAGGTATCGGCCATGTCGGAAGAGGTCATGCTGTCCTCGGGCCGGCCCGTCATCTGTGTGCCTTACATTGGCGCGCACGAAGTGCCGTTCAAGACCAGCGTGATCGCCTGGGACGGCAGTCGGGCCGCTACGCGCGCCGTACACGACGCCCTGCCTGTGCTCGCACAGATCGACCACATCAATATCCTGGTTGTCAATCCGGCGAACTTCGAGAATTTCTCCGATCACGCGCCGGGAGACGGACTCCAGAGCCTCCTCGCGACCCACGGCATCGACGCGCGCGTCAGCCGTATCGATGCCGGTGACATCAGCACGTCGACCGTCATCCTCAACCACCTCAGCGACACGGGCGCGGACATCCTGGTCATGGGCGGTTACGGCACACCACGCTTGCGGGAAATCCTCTTGGGGGGCGTCACACATACGCTGTTCAAACACATGACGGTCCCGGTGTTCCTGTCGCACTGA
- a CDS encoding FAD-dependent oxidoreductase: MKSHYRVVVIGGGVVGSSVLYHLAKFGWSDVCLIERSVLTAGSSWHAAGGFHALNADPNIAALQAYTIDLLQEIETESGQSVGMHMTGGLTLAGTPDRWDWLQSAYRVFQSIGIDDVRLMTPEECREVAPVMSVDGVLGGMWADREGYIDTTGTVHAYAGAAKKHGAEIIEHNRVLSLQQTADGWRVETEQGTVSCEHVVNAAGLWAKQVGRMAGIELPVSPLAHHYLVTESIPEVAALENELPMIVDLEGFTYMRQDQQGMLLGIYEIQHQHWMMDGAPWDYGIELLNPDLDRIENELALGFSRYPVLENAGIKTWVNGAFTFSPDGNPLVGPVPGKRGYWCACAVMAGFLQGGGVGKSLAEWIIHGEPEADVYGMDVARYGAFAENKQYIKETTGQFYTRRFVMTYPNEQLPAGRPLKMAGAHSDMAQAGCRWGASWDLEVPLYFAPAGFEETPTLKRSNAFDIVAAECASVRGGVGLLDITGFSRFEVSGSDAARWLDSLFATTLPKPGRARLAVMLGHDGRLKGDLTVFNWGDGSYWIMGSYYLRAWHMRWFDDHLQGDVQVRDLGEEISGFSLSGPKSREVIERLTDADVGALPFMGCGAFDIGLIRTRVGRLSVTGELGYEIHCRAGDQAALRRALLDAGADSGLIEYGFNALLSLRLEKSYGIWSAEFTQGYTPGETGMDRWIDWSKAAFNGRDAAIAERDGNGPARRLVTLEIDATDADASGFEPLWHGDTLVGYVTSGGYGHTVGASLALALVKPEHSEVGSELTVHIVGQARPCRVIPPSPVDPAGEAMRA; the protein is encoded by the coding sequence ATGAAATCGCACTATCGGGTTGTGGTCATCGGCGGTGGGGTCGTCGGGTCATCGGTGCTTTACCACCTGGCCAAATTCGGTTGGTCAGACGTGTGCCTGATCGAGCGCTCCGTGCTCACGGCCGGGTCGTCGTGGCACGCGGCGGGCGGTTTTCACGCGCTCAATGCCGACCCGAACATCGCGGCGCTGCAGGCCTACACCATCGACTTGCTCCAGGAGATCGAAACCGAATCCGGGCAGTCTGTCGGCATGCACATGACCGGGGGCCTGACGCTCGCCGGCACCCCCGACCGCTGGGACTGGTTGCAGTCGGCCTACCGCGTGTTCCAGAGCATCGGCATCGACGACGTGCGCCTGATGACCCCGGAGGAATGCCGCGAGGTCGCACCGGTCATGTCCGTCGACGGCGTGCTCGGCGGCATGTGGGCAGACCGCGAGGGCTACATCGACACCACCGGCACCGTGCACGCGTACGCGGGCGCCGCGAAAAAGCACGGTGCCGAGATCATCGAGCACAACCGCGTGCTGTCGCTGCAGCAAACCGCCGACGGCTGGCGCGTGGAGACCGAGCAGGGCACGGTCAGCTGCGAGCACGTTGTCAATGCGGCCGGCCTCTGGGCCAAGCAGGTCGGGCGCATGGCCGGCATCGAGCTGCCCGTGTCGCCGCTCGCGCACCACTACCTCGTCACCGAGTCGATCCCGGAAGTCGCGGCACTGGAAAACGAGCTGCCGATGATCGTCGACCTCGAGGGCTTCACCTACATGCGCCAGGACCAGCAGGGCATGCTGCTGGGCATCTACGAAATACAACACCAGCACTGGATGATGGACGGTGCACCCTGGGACTACGGCATCGAGCTGCTCAACCCGGACCTCGACCGCATCGAGAACGAGCTGGCGCTCGGCTTTTCGCGCTACCCGGTGCTGGAGAACGCGGGCATCAAAACCTGGGTGAACGGCGCGTTCACATTCTCACCCGACGGCAACCCCCTCGTCGGACCCGTCCCCGGCAAACGCGGTTACTGGTGCGCGTGCGCAGTCATGGCAGGCTTTCTCCAGGGTGGCGGGGTTGGCAAATCGCTGGCCGAGTGGATCATCCACGGTGAGCCCGAGGCCGACGTCTACGGCATGGACGTCGCGCGCTACGGCGCCTTCGCAGAGAACAAGCAGTACATCAAGGAAACCACCGGGCAGTTCTACACCCGCCGTTTCGTGATGACCTACCCCAACGAGCAGCTGCCCGCGGGTCGGCCACTGAAGATGGCCGGCGCGCACAGCGACATGGCCCAGGCCGGCTGCCGGTGGGGCGCCAGCTGGGACTTGGAGGTGCCGCTCTACTTCGCGCCGGCCGGTTTCGAGGAGACACCCACGCTCAAGCGCTCCAACGCCTTCGATATCGTCGCGGCCGAGTGCGCATCCGTGCGCGGCGGTGTGGGTCTGCTCGACATCACGGGCTTCTCCCGTTTCGAGGTCTCCGGCAGCGACGCGGCACGCTGGCTCGATTCGCTGTTTGCCACCACTTTGCCAAAGCCCGGCCGCGCCCGCCTTGCCGTGATGCTGGGCCACGACGGTCGCCTCAAGGGCGATCTCACCGTATTCAACTGGGGCGACGGCAGCTACTGGATCATGGGCTCGTACTACCTGCGCGCCTGGCACATGCGCTGGTTCGACGATCACCTTCAGGGCGATGTCCAGGTGCGTGATCTCGGCGAAGAGATCTCGGGCTTCTCCCTGTCCGGACCCAAGTCGCGTGAGGTCATCGAACGCCTGACCGACGCGGACGTCGGTGCCCTGCCCTTCATGGGCTGTGGTGCCTTCGACATCGGCTTGATCCGCACACGTGTTGGCCGGCTGTCCGTGACCGGCGAGCTCGGCTACGAAATCCACTGCCGCGCCGGCGACCAAGCCGCCTTGCGACGCGCCCTGCTCGACGCCGGTGCCGACTCCGGCCTCATCGAGTACGGGTTCAATGCACTGCTGAGCTTGCGGCTCGAGAAGAGCTACGGCATCTGGTCGGCCGAATTTACCCAGGGGTACACGCCAGGCGAGACCGGCATGGACCGCTGGATCGACTGGAGCAAAGCGGCCTTCAACGGCCGAGACGCCGCGATCGCCGAGCGCGACGGCAACGGCCCGGCGCGTCGCCTGGTCACCCTCGAGATCGACGCCACCGACGCGGACGCGAGCGGCTTCGAGCCGTTGTGGCACGGCGACACGTTGGTCGGCTACGTGACGTCCGGCGGCTACGGTCACACGGTCGGCGCGTCGCTGGCGCTCGCGTTGGTGAAGCCCGAGCACAGCGAAGTCGGCAGCGAGCTGACCGTGCACATTGTCGGTCAGGCAAGGCCGTGCCGCGTGATCCCGCCATCACCCGTCGACCCGGCCGGCGAGGCGATGCGCGCATGA
- a CDS encoding trimethylamine methyltransferase family protein, translating into MSEARSKRRGRRARATSQDKPGRAPDYRQLRNPFKPVDLFTADRIEAMHEAALTALEELGLRVLLPEARAYFKQAGARVEEDMVYLGREIVTAALALAPRRIQMRGGAAGRDVTLELGSLVFQPGAGAPHATDLKRGRRPGSERDFRELIQLTQHFDVLHMVPPLVEPQDVATHVRHYATMEAQLTLSDKVPFVFSRGTPQVLESFEMLRDFRGLSDAAFHAEPHCYTIINTNSPRTLDIPMAQGLIDFAKAKQVSIITPFTLMGAMAPVTVAGAITLSHAEAIAAITLTQLVQPGAPVCYGTFTSNVDMKSGAPAFGTPEHFNASLVAGQLARFLGLPWRCASGSAANINDAQAANETQFALWGCIMAGSTVVIHSAGWLEGGLTVSYEKLITDLEVVQMVAELCVTPTGSSDDDIALDALREVAPSGHFFGCEHTMARYTTAFYEPLVADWSNFGTWTENGAKTASERATSRWQRIVEADTGPRFDGARIDSLHRYIESHTAAGGAEVVS; encoded by the coding sequence ATGAGCGAGGCACGCTCGAAACGGCGCGGCCGACGCGCCCGAGCCACGAGCCAGGACAAACCGGGCCGTGCGCCCGACTACCGCCAGCTGCGCAACCCGTTCAAACCCGTCGACCTGTTCACCGCCGACCGTATCGAGGCCATGCACGAAGCTGCGCTGACCGCGCTCGAGGAGCTCGGCCTCAGGGTGCTGCTGCCCGAGGCCCGCGCCTATTTCAAGCAGGCTGGCGCGCGCGTCGAAGAGGACATGGTCTACCTCGGTCGCGAGATCGTGACTGCGGCGCTGGCGTTGGCACCACGCCGCATTCAGATGCGCGGTGGCGCTGCGGGCCGTGACGTCACGCTGGAACTCGGCAGTCTCGTGTTCCAGCCCGGTGCCGGTGCACCGCATGCGACCGACCTCAAACGGGGTCGGCGCCCAGGCAGTGAGCGCGACTTCCGCGAGCTGATCCAGCTCACCCAGCATTTCGACGTGCTGCACATGGTGCCACCGCTCGTCGAACCGCAGGACGTGGCGACCCACGTCCGCCACTACGCCACCATGGAGGCGCAGCTCACGCTCTCGGACAAGGTACCGTTCGTGTTCTCGCGCGGCACCCCGCAGGTGCTCGAAAGCTTCGAGATGTTGCGCGACTTCCGCGGCCTCTCGGATGCAGCGTTCCACGCCGAGCCGCACTGCTACACCATCATCAACACCAACTCGCCGCGCACGCTCGACATCCCGATGGCACAGGGCCTGATCGATTTCGCCAAGGCCAAGCAGGTGTCCATCATCACGCCGTTCACGCTGATGGGTGCCATGGCGCCGGTCACCGTCGCCGGGGCCATCACGCTGTCGCACGCCGAGGCGATCGCCGCAATCACCCTCACCCAGCTCGTCCAGCCCGGTGCACCGGTCTGCTACGGCACCTTCACGTCGAACGTCGACATGAAGTCCGGCGCCCCGGCCTTCGGTACGCCGGAGCACTTCAACGCCTCGCTGGTCGCCGGTCAGCTCGCCCGTTTCCTCGGCCTGCCGTGGCGCTGTGCCTCGGGCAGCGCGGCCAACATCAACGACGCGCAGGCGGCCAACGAGACACAGTTTGCGTTGTGGGGCTGCATCATGGCGGGTTCCACGGTTGTCATTCATTCTGCCGGTTGGCTCGAAGGCGGATTGACGGTGTCCTACGAGAAACTGATCACCGACCTCGAGGTGGTGCAGATGGTCGCCGAACTCTGCGTCACGCCGACCGGCTCTTCCGACGACGACATCGCGCTCGATGCGCTGCGTGAGGTGGCACCGAGCGGGCACTTCTTCGGTTGCGAGCACACCATGGCGCGCTACACCACGGCGTTCTACGAACCGCTGGTGGCCGACTGGTCGAACTTCGGCACCTGGACAGAGAACGGCGCGAAAACGGCGAGTGAGCGGGCCACGTCACGGTGGCAGCGGATCGTCGAGGCAGACACCGGCCCGCGTTTCGACGGCGCGCGCATCGACTCTCTGCACCGCTACATCGAGTCGCACACCGCCGCCGGTGGCGCAGAGGTCGTGAGCTGA
- a CDS encoding TetR/AcrR family transcriptional regulator yields the protein MATSPSARVDELPAGNIKVTREDWLACARARLIQSGIGEVKILSLAAELAVSRSSFYWYFESRQDLCDALLAEWEATNTAILCRHAEAPARTVTEAVCNLFRCFVNPALFDQQLDFAVREWSRRDTRVRDVIDRSDNERIAAIAALFERFAVEPALADVRARVLYFMQIGYYALDLAEPIEARLARTRDYLYAFTGVEPREAEIVALRAYALEVIPT from the coding sequence ATGGCGACCTCGCCGTCTGCGCGGGTCGACGAACTGCCCGCCGGCAACATCAAGGTCACCCGCGAGGACTGGCTGGCCTGTGCCCGTGCGCGCCTGATTCAGTCCGGCATCGGCGAGGTGAAGATCCTCAGCCTCGCGGCGGAACTCGCGGTGTCGCGCTCGAGCTTCTACTGGTACTTCGAGAGCCGTCAGGACCTGTGCGACGCGTTGCTGGCCGAGTGGGAGGCCACCAACACGGCGATCCTCTGCCGGCACGCGGAGGCTCCAGCGCGCACTGTCACCGAGGCGGTGTGCAATCTCTTTCGCTGCTTCGTCAACCCGGCCCTGTTCGATCAGCAGCTCGACTTTGCCGTGCGCGAATGGTCACGACGGGACACACGGGTTCGCGACGTCATCGACCGCAGCGACAACGAGCGCATTGCCGCCATCGCCGCCCTGTTTGAACGCTTCGCGGTCGAACCCGCGCTCGCGGACGTGCGGGCGCGGGTGTTGTATTTCATGCAGATCGGTTACTACGCGCTCGACCTCGCCGAGCCGATCGAAGCCCGGCTCGCCCGCACCCGCGATTACCTCTACGCTTTCACCGGCGTCGAACCCCGCGAGGCGGAGATCGTGGCCTTGCGCGCCTACGCGCTCGAGGTCATCCCCACATGA
- a CDS encoding sarcosine oxidase subunit beta family protein: MTDRYSAWRLLREGVRSAPTWQPAWRKQTAPDSHYDAVVVGGGGHGLATAYYLAKNHGMRRVALVEKGWLGGGNTGRNTTAVRSNYFFPESVALYDLALRLYEGLSDELNYNVMLSQRGMLIAAHTPMQMEICTRIANAMRLNGVDGDLMTRGQALKRLPLLNRTADARYHCQGGIWQGRAGVARHDAVAWGYARAASALGVDIIENCTVTGLDVTDGAVSGVQTTRGAIRTERVGIAAAGATPGLAALVDVALPIHTYALQAFVSEPVKPCLDTVLLYLGTGTYVSQSDKGELVFGGGLDRVPTHGQRGNLPVQQVVVSGLLEMFPTFAQLKLLRQWAGVVDVVPDSSPIIGPVGPRGLFINCGWGTGGFKAIPAGGWLLAHLLATGEHHAISRPFDLDRFTTGRLIDEAAGSGIAH; encoded by the coding sequence ATGACAGACCGGTACAGCGCCTGGCGGTTGCTGCGCGAGGGCGTGCGCAGCGCACCCACCTGGCAACCTGCCTGGCGGAAGCAGACCGCACCGGACAGCCACTACGACGCGGTCGTGGTCGGCGGCGGCGGCCACGGCCTCGCGACCGCCTACTACCTTGCCAAGAACCACGGCATGCGCCGCGTCGCCCTGGTCGAAAAAGGCTGGCTCGGCGGCGGCAACACCGGCCGCAACACCACGGCCGTGCGCTCGAACTATTTCTTTCCCGAGAGCGTGGCGCTGTACGACCTCGCGCTGCGCTTGTACGAGGGCCTCAGTGACGAGCTGAACTACAACGTGATGTTGAGCCAGCGCGGCATGCTGATTGCGGCACACACCCCAATGCAGATGGAAATCTGCACCCGCATCGCCAACGCCATGCGCCTGAACGGCGTCGATGGCGACCTGATGACGCGCGGACAGGCACTCAAACGCCTCCCGTTGCTGAACCGGACGGCCGACGCGCGCTACCACTGCCAGGGCGGCATCTGGCAAGGCCGTGCCGGGGTTGCACGCCACGACGCGGTGGCCTGGGGCTACGCGCGGGCGGCGAGTGCGCTCGGTGTCGACATCATCGAAAACTGCACCGTCACGGGGCTGGATGTCACCGACGGTGCGGTCTCAGGCGTGCAGACCACCCGCGGTGCGATCAGAACGGAGCGCGTCGGCATTGCGGCCGCCGGTGCCACTCCCGGACTGGCCGCGCTGGTCGACGTCGCGCTGCCAATCCACACCTACGCCCTGCAGGCCTTCGTCTCGGAGCCAGTCAAACCGTGCCTGGACACCGTGCTGCTCTACCTCGGTACCGGCACGTACGTCTCGCAATCGGACAAGGGCGAGCTGGTCTTCGGCGGCGGCCTCGACCGCGTACCCACACACGGGCAACGCGGGAACCTGCCCGTGCAACAGGTGGTGGTGTCCGGCTTGCTCGAGATGTTCCCGACCTTTGCCCAGTTGAAGCTGCTGCGCCAGTGGGCCGGCGTGGTCGACGTCGTGCCCGACAGCTCGCCGATCATCGGCCCGGTGGGGCCGCGCGGGCTGTTCATCAATTGCGGCTGGGGCACCGGCGGGTTCAAGGCCATACCGGCGGGTGGTTGGCTGCTGGCACACCTGCTGGCGACCGGCGAACACCACGCAATCAGTCGACCCTTTGACCTCGACCGCTTCACGACCGGGCGCCTGATCGACGAAGCGGCCGGCTCGGGGATCGCCCATTGA
- a CDS encoding sarcosine oxidase subunit delta has translation MQRFLCPFCGERDETEFHFGAEAGRHRPEPADRVDADAWYRYLHAQAAPRGPAREVWVHLSCGEFFLMERDTVTREVLGSSALPGREP, from the coding sequence GTGCAACGATTTCTCTGTCCCTTCTGCGGCGAACGCGACGAGACCGAGTTTCATTTCGGTGCCGAGGCCGGGCGACACCGGCCGGAGCCGGCCGACAGGGTCGATGCAGACGCCTGGTACCGCTACCTCCACGCGCAGGCCGCACCCCGGGGCCCGGCCCGCGAGGTCTGGGTGCACCTGAGCTGCGGCGAGTTCTTCCTCATGGAACGCGACACGGTGACGCGCGAGGTGCTCGGTTCGTCGGCCCTGCCGGGGCGTGAGCCGTGA